A stretch of Homo sapiens chromosome 12, GRCh38.p14 Primary Assembly DNA encodes these proteins:
- the PDE6H gene encoding retinal cone rhodopsin-sensitive cGMP 3',5'-cyclic phosphodiesterase subunit gamma, with amino-acid sequence MSDNTTLPAPASNQGPTTPRKGPPKFKQRQTRQFKSKPPKKGVKGFGDDIPGMEGLGTDITVICPWEAFSHLELHELAQFGII; translated from the exons ATGAGTGACAACACTACTCTGCCTGCTCCAGCTTCAAACCAGGGTCCTACCACCCCACGCAAAGgccctcccaagttcaagcagagGCAGACTCGCCAATTCAAGAGTAAACCTCCAAAGAAAGGTGTGAAAGG ATTTGGAGATGACATTCCAGGAATGGAGGGGCTAGGAACAG ATATCACAGTGATTTGTCCATGGGAGGCATTCAGCCACCTGGAATTGCATGAGCTCGCTCAGTTTGGGATTATCTGA